The following proteins are co-located in the Lepus europaeus isolate LE1 chromosome 15, mLepTim1.pri, whole genome shotgun sequence genome:
- the LOC133774198 gene encoding phosphatidylinositol N-acetylglucosaminyltransferase subunit Y: MFLSLPTLTVLIPLISLAGLFYAASVEENFPQGCTSTSSFCFYSLLLPITIPVYVFFHLWTWMGIKLFRHN; encoded by the coding sequence atgtttctgtctcttcctacACTGACCGTCCTTATTCCACTGATTTCTCTCGCAGGTCTTTTCTACGCCGCCTCTGTGGAAGAAAACTTCCCACAGGGCTGCACTAGCACCTCCAGCTTCTGCTTCTACAGTTTGCTGCTGCCCATTACCATACCAGTGTATGTGTTCTTCCACCTCTGGACTTGGATGGGGATTAAACTCTTCAGGCATAACtaa
- the LOC133774197 gene encoding protein preY, mitochondrial-like: MLSGARGRLASALRASGVGRLGLGPRPSADRSEQPPSAFDPALLEFLVCPLSKKPLRYEASANELINEELGIAYPIIDGIPNMIPQAARMTHQDKKQEEPEQH, translated from the coding sequence ATGCTCAGTGGAGCACGCGGCAGGCTGGCCTCAGCGCTGCGGGCGTCCGGGGTCGGCCGTCTGGGTCTCGGCCCTCGGCCCTCGGCAGATCGGAGCGAGCAGCCGCCCAGCGCCTTCGACCCGGCGCTGCTGGAGTTCCTGGTGTGCCCCCTGTCCAAGAAGCCGCTCAGATATGAAGCATCagcaaatgaattaattaatgaaGAGCTGGGAATAGCCTATCCAATCATTGACGGGATTCCTAATATGATACCACAGGCCGCAAGGATGACCCATCAAGATAAGAAGCAAGAAGAACCGGAGCAGCACTag